In a genomic window of Mucilaginibacter sp. KACC 22063:
- a CDS encoding glycosyltransferase family 4 protein — protein MARSTDNRFHTYTEGNITLHLIPKIMDRSAIFFFSSLYMFLLIRKLKVTHLLAQSSVLGGYTAAWASRIYKLPLMTEIHGEEYFRYLKRNSFKNKALAKIVDFSFRNSVVVRSLNGYMTKRLHDAGYHNIEEIPNRVDLSIFNRRKSEFSSSKPVKLVSVGRFVKEKNYLQLIENLHKSNLDFQLTLIGGGPLKSSYEDYINKFDLSARVRLIEWMPQSDLIDLIVNADIYIQYSVSEGMPRTIIEAMALNVPVISTNVGSISGVVKNERNGLLLPDFSVESLKTIVNKLSDVSIVEQLSNNAYHDVLSKYEWSNVFARYRSVILSMKLNR, from the coding sequence ATGGCCCGGTCAACCGATAACCGTTTCCATACTTACACTGAAGGGAATATCACCTTGCACCTGATCCCTAAGATTATGGACAGGAGCGCGATCTTTTTCTTTTCGTCACTGTATATGTTTCTTTTAATAAGGAAGCTTAAGGTTACCCATTTACTCGCTCAATCATCTGTTCTTGGTGGTTATACGGCTGCATGGGCAAGCAGAATTTATAAATTACCGCTCATGACTGAAATACATGGTGAAGAGTATTTTAGGTATCTGAAACGCAACAGTTTTAAAAATAAAGCACTTGCAAAGATTGTTGATTTTAGCTTCAGAAATTCTGTGGTGGTAAGATCTTTGAATGGCTACATGACAAAGCGTTTGCATGATGCGGGTTACCATAACATTGAAGAAATACCAAACAGGGTTGACCTGTCTATATTTAACCGACGGAAATCTGAGTTTAGTTCTTCAAAGCCTGTAAAGCTGGTTTCTGTAGGTCGTTTTGTTAAAGAGAAGAATTATCTTCAGCTGATAGAGAACCTGCACAAAAGCAACCTTGATTTTCAACTTACATTAATTGGCGGCGGCCCTTTAAAAAGTAGTTATGAAGATTATATCAATAAGTTTGATTTATCAGCACGTGTCAGATTAATTGAATGGATGCCTCAGTCAGACTTAATAGATCTTATTGTTAATGCTGATATATACATACAATACTCGGTAAGTGAAGGTATGCCCCGAACCATTATTGAGGCAATGGCTTTAAATGTGCCGGTAATAAGTACTAATGTTGGTTCCATCAGTGGTGTTGTAAAAAACGAACGTAATGGTTTGCTATTACCTGATTTTAGTGTTGAAAGCCTTAAAACTATTGTAAATAAACTAAGTGATGTAAGCATTGTAGAACAACTTTCTAACAACGCTTATCATGATGTATTGTCTAAATACGAATGGTCTAATGTTTTCGCCCGTTACCGGTCGGTGATACTTTCTATGAAATTAAATCGATAA